One genomic region from Nostoc sphaeroides encodes:
- a CDS encoding AAA family ATPase, whose translation MTEATLPALIEQMLQPRFYPHAVTEPIQLIQTHISYVLLTGDYAYKLKKPMNFGFLDFSTLKKRQHFSLEELRLNQRGAGELYLEVLPITLVGEQYQLGGTDEPVEYVLKMRQFPQESLLSTLFEQGKLDETRLEELGRVVAQYHAQAQTNDYIRSFGEVPKVRTAFDENYQQTEKYIGGPQTQAQFTETKQYTDNFFAQRPELFASRIHNNYIRECHGDLHLRNIALWHDKILLFDCIEFNEPFRFVDVMYDVAFTVMDLEARQRKDLGNAFLNSYIEQTGDWEGLQVLPLYLSRQAYVRAKVTSFLLDDPSVPATVKEEATKTAAEYYKQAWEYTKPKQGKLILMSGLSGSGKSTTARHLARQMGAIHLRSDAVRKHLGGISLWEKGGDDLYTPEMTEKTYTRLLELGIILANQGFSVILDAKYDRQQLRQEAIAQATKHQLSLQIIQCTAPLEVIKERLNNRTGDIADATADLLDSQIKQAESFTEEEQPYVKIFDTTQPQQAQLNNS comes from the coding sequence ATGACAGAAGCGACTCTTCCAGCTTTAATTGAGCAAATGTTGCAACCGAGATTTTATCCACATGCGGTAACAGAACCTATTCAACTAATTCAAACCCACATTTCTTATGTGCTGTTGACTGGGGATTACGCCTATAAACTAAAAAAACCGATGAATTTTGGTTTTTTAGACTTTTCCACCTTAAAGAAGCGGCAACATTTTTCCCTAGAAGAGTTGCGGTTGAATCAACGGGGTGCTGGTGAACTGTATTTAGAAGTTTTGCCCATAACTCTGGTAGGGGAGCAATACCAACTAGGGGGAACTGATGAGCCTGTAGAATACGTGCTGAAGATGCGCCAGTTTCCTCAAGAGTCGCTATTAAGCACACTTTTTGAACAGGGTAAGTTAGATGAGACGCGCTTAGAAGAGTTGGGACGGGTAGTGGCTCAATATCATGCACAAGCACAGACGAATGATTATATTCGCAGTTTTGGTGAAGTACCAAAAGTTCGCACTGCATTTGATGAGAATTATCAGCAAACTGAGAAGTATATTGGTGGCCCCCAAACACAGGCGCAATTTACAGAAACAAAGCAATATACAGATAACTTTTTTGCCCAACGTCCAGAATTATTCGCTAGCAGAATTCACAACAACTATATTCGTGAATGTCACGGGGATTTACACCTGAGAAATATTGCGTTGTGGCACGATAAAATCTTGCTGTTCGATTGCATTGAGTTTAATGAGCCGTTTCGCTTTGTCGATGTGATGTACGATGTGGCATTCACGGTGATGGATTTGGAAGCGCGACAGCGTAAAGACTTGGGTAATGCGTTTTTGAATTCATACATAGAGCAAACTGGAGATTGGGAAGGCTTACAGGTGCTGCCTTTGTATTTAAGCCGTCAGGCTTATGTTCGAGCAAAGGTAACTTCATTTTTGCTAGATGATCCGAGTGTACCCGCTACGGTAAAAGAAGAAGCGACAAAAACTGCTGCTGAGTATTACAAACAGGCTTGGGAATACACTAAACCAAAGCAGGGAAAACTTATTTTGATGTCGGGGTTGTCAGGTTCTGGTAAAAGTACCACAGCAAGGCATTTAGCGCGTCAAATGGGAGCGATTCACCTCCGTTCTGATGCGGTGCGGAAACATTTAGGGGGAATTTCCCTGTGGGAAAAAGGTGGCGATGATTTGTATACCCCTGAGATGACCGAAAAAACCTACACACGGCTCTTGGAATTGGGAATTATCCTGGCTAATCAAGGTTTTTCGGTGATTTTGGATGCCAAGTACGATCGCCAGCAGTTGCGGCAAGAAGCGATCGCTCAAGCTACAAAGCACCAACTTTCCCTTCAGATTATCCAATGCACAGCACCCCTTGAAGTTATAAAAGAGCGTCTGAACAACCGCACTGGTGATATCGCTGATGCCACCGCCGATTTATTAGACTCACAAATCAAACAAGCTGAATCTTTTACTGAAGAAGAACAACCTTACGTAAAGATTTTCGATACAACTCAACCACAGCAGGCACAATTAAATAATTCGTAA
- a CDS encoding adenylosuccinate synthase — protein sequence MANVIVIGAQWGDEGKGKITDLLSRSADVVVRYQGGVNAGHTIVVKGQTFKLHLIPSGILYPNTDCIIGCGTVIDPQILIAELDQLKELNISTDHLLISETAHVTMPYHRLIDQASEERRGSHKIGTTGRGIGPTYADKSERIGIRVLDLMNPDELREQLEWTINYKNVILEKLYNLPPLDPQEVIEQYLGYAERLRPYVIDTSLKISDAIARRRNILFEGAQGTLLDLDHGTYPYVTSSNPVAGGACVGTGVGPTMIDRVIGVSKAYTTRVGEGPFPTELHGELGELLCDRGAEFGTTTGRKRRCGWFDAVIGRYAVRINGMDCMALTKLDVLDELEEIQVCVAYDIDGDRSEHFPTSSRQFARCRPIYKTLPGWKVSTTHCRTLEDLPPQALDYLKFLAELMEVPIAIVSLGASRDQTIIVEDPIHGPKRALLQADGTPATLLSA from the coding sequence TTGGCTAACGTCATTGTCATAGGTGCCCAATGGGGCGATGAAGGAAAAGGTAAAATAACTGACTTACTCAGCCGTTCCGCAGATGTTGTGGTTCGTTACCAAGGGGGTGTCAATGCTGGACACACGATTGTAGTTAAAGGTCAGACCTTTAAGCTGCACTTGATTCCCTCAGGTATTTTGTATCCAAATACCGATTGCATTATCGGCTGTGGAACAGTAATCGATCCACAGATTTTGATCGCAGAACTCGACCAACTAAAAGAATTAAATATTTCCACTGACCACCTGCTGATATCTGAGACAGCCCACGTAACGATGCCTTATCATCGGTTGATTGACCAGGCATCTGAAGAACGACGGGGAAGCCATAAGATCGGCACAACAGGTCGGGGCATTGGGCCGACTTATGCAGACAAATCTGAGCGTATAGGCATTCGGGTTTTAGACTTGATGAACCCCGATGAGCTACGTGAGCAGTTGGAGTGGACGATTAATTATAAAAACGTCATTTTAGAAAAGCTTTACAACTTACCGCCTCTAGATCCGCAAGAGGTGATTGAACAGTATTTGGGATATGCAGAACGCTTACGCCCTTATGTTATTGATACATCGTTAAAAATATCCGATGCGATCGCGCGACGGCGGAATATTTTGTTTGAAGGGGCACAAGGTACGCTCCTTGACTTAGATCATGGAACTTATCCTTATGTCACCTCCTCTAATCCTGTAGCCGGTGGGGCTTGCGTTGGTACAGGGGTAGGGCCGACAATGATTGACCGGGTAATTGGAGTGTCGAAAGCCTATACGACACGAGTGGGAGAGGGGCCATTTCCCACAGAATTGCATGGAGAGTTGGGAGAATTGTTGTGCGATCGCGGTGCAGAATTTGGCACAACTACCGGACGCAAACGGCGTTGTGGCTGGTTTGATGCGGTCATTGGTCGCTATGCCGTGCGGATAAACGGCATGGATTGTATGGCGCTGACCAAACTGGATGTCCTCGATGAATTAGAGGAAATCCAAGTTTGTGTCGCTTATGACATAGATGGCGATCGCAGCGAACACTTCCCCACAAGTTCTCGTCAATTTGCTAGATGTCGCCCCATCTACAAAACCTTACCAGGATGGAAAGTGTCAACAACCCACTGCCGCACCCTGGAAGACTTGCCACCGCAAGCACTGGACTATCTAAAATTCCTCGCTGAATTGATGGAAGTCCCGATCGCGATCGTCTCACTAGGAGCAAGCCGCGATCAAACCATAATCGTAGAAGACCCCATCCACGGGCCCAAACGTGCTTTATTGCAGGCCGACGGCACACCTGCTACCCTACTTAGTGCTTAG
- a CDS encoding 50S ribosomal protein L25/general stress protein Ctc, protein MAITVESLKRAEGSKPRALRRAGLIPANLYGHKGTESISLTIDAKTVERLLKRVSVNNTLIELNVADAPWRGKALLRELQIHPAKGTPYHLSFFAVAGHGDTTVGVRLRFVGTAIGVKQEGGVLDTVISELQVSCAPENIPDVIEIDVSNLQIGDSLSISDIPFPEGVTPLAESERLVVSVLPPQISAEDAGTETETEAAS, encoded by the coding sequence ATGGCTATTACAGTCGAATCTCTAAAACGTGCAGAAGGCAGCAAGCCAAGAGCTTTGCGCCGTGCTGGACTGATACCTGCCAATTTGTATGGTCATAAGGGTACAGAATCCATTTCTTTGACCATTGATGCTAAAACTGTTGAGCGCTTGCTCAAAAGAGTTTCAGTCAACAATACATTGATTGAGTTAAACGTTGCTGATGCACCTTGGCGCGGCAAAGCCTTGCTGCGGGAACTTCAAATCCATCCAGCAAAAGGTACACCTTACCACCTTAGCTTTTTCGCGGTTGCGGGCCACGGCGACACAACTGTAGGAGTACGGCTGCGTTTTGTGGGAACTGCTATTGGTGTTAAACAAGAAGGTGGTGTGTTAGACACCGTAATCAGCGAATTGCAAGTGAGTTGTGCGCCAGAAAACATCCCAGATGTAATCGAAATCGATGTCTCTAACCTACAAATTGGAGACAGCTTGAGTATCAGTGATATACCCTTTCCTGAAGGTGTTACACCTCTAGCTGAATCAGAGCGACTTGTTGTGAGCGTTTTGCCACCACAAATTAGCGCTGAAGATGCTGGGACAGAAACTGAAACTGAAGCGGCTTCTTAA